TCGTCGTCGTCAGATGGAAGAGCGTAACAAGCTGCTGAGCCGTATTCAGGACGCAGTGAAAAAAGTCGCCGACAGCGACGGTTACGACGTCGTCATCGACGCTAACGCGGTAGCTTACGCTTCTAATGCGAAAGACATCACGGCTGACGTTCTGAAACAGGTTAAATAATCAATGTCTTCAATTCGACTGGCTGATTTAGCCCAGCAGTTGGATGCAGAATTGCACGGAGATGGCGATATCGCCATCTCCGGCATTGCTTCTATGCACTCCGCCCAAAACGGTCAAATCACTTTTCTCGCCAACAGCCGCTACCGTGAGCAGCTCGCCGAGTGCCAGGCTTCCGCCGTGGTGCTGACAGAAGCGGATCTGCCGTGGTGCCACAGCGCCGCGCTGGTGGTTAAAAATCCCTATCTGACCTATGCGCGTATGGCGCAGCTGTTGGATACTACGCCGCAGCCGGCAGAGAACATTGCGCCGGGCGCGGTAATCGACGCCAGCGCCACGCTGGGCAATAACGTCTCCGTCGGCGCAAACGCCGTGATCGAATCAGGCGTTGTGCTGGGCGATAACGTCCGCATCGGCGCTGGCTGCTTCGTCGGCAAGAACACCCATATCGGCGCCGGCTCCCGTCTCTGGGCCAACGTCACTGTCTATCACGACATCCGCATCGGTCAGGATTGCCTGATCCAGTCGGGCACGGTTATCGGCGCAGATGGCTTCGGCTACGCCAACGATCGCGGCAACTGGGTAAAAATCCCACAGCTGGGCTCGGTGATTATCGGCGATCGTGTCGAAATCGGCGCTTGCACCACCATCGATCGCGGCGCGCTGGATAACACTCAGATCGGTAATGGTGTTATCATTGATAACCAGTGCCAGATTGCACATAACGTGGTGATTGGCGACAATACTGCCGTTGCCGGCGGTGTGATTATGGCAGGTAGCCTGAAAATCGGTCGTTACTGTATGATCGGTGGGGCGAGCGTGATTAACGGCCACATGGAAATTTGTGACAAAGTGACCGTCACCGGCATGGGAATGGTGATGCGCCCCATCACTGAACCTGGGGTATACTCCTCGGGCATTCCGCTGCAACCTAATAAAACCTGGCGTAAAACTGCAGCGCTGGTGATGAATATCGATGAAATGAGCAAACGCTTAAAAGCCATCGAGCGTAAAGTCGGTAAAGACGACTAAGCGTACATCCATCCCGCGTCTGTCCGGCTTTCATAAATAAAACATGCTAAGCAGGGAAGCCAGGCGCCACATAA
This DNA window, taken from Mixta gaviniae, encodes the following:
- the lpxD gene encoding UDP-3-O-(3-hydroxymyristoyl)glucosamine N-acyltransferase, whose product is MSSIRLADLAQQLDAELHGDGDIAISGIASMHSAQNGQITFLANSRYREQLAECQASAVVLTEADLPWCHSAALVVKNPYLTYARMAQLLDTTPQPAENIAPGAVIDASATLGNNVSVGANAVIESGVVLGDNVRIGAGCFVGKNTHIGAGSRLWANVTVYHDIRIGQDCLIQSGTVIGADGFGYANDRGNWVKIPQLGSVIIGDRVEIGACTTIDRGALDNTQIGNGVIIDNQCQIAHNVVIGDNTAVAGGVIMAGSLKIGRYCMIGGASVINGHMEICDKVTVTGMGMVMRPITEPGVYSSGIPLQPNKTWRKTAALVMNIDEMSKRLKAIERKVGKDD